The genomic DNA CCACAGCATCGGTTGTTGTCGGTTGAACAGGTGCCGTGTTTCTTGCCAGCATAGAAGGGCCGTAACACCGTCTCTGCGGATTAGGCTCCGGTCTCGCTTCATGGTTGACTAACCCTAGGGGCAGCCCATTAGAATTTTGACCAGGCGAACGGAAAGACACTGGTGACGGCCAACGCTATTCCATGGTGCATATGGCAGCAATACTCTTAGAGGGCGTTTCCGTCCGATTCCGGGTTCCTCGCAATGTGCCATGGAACTTATTCCATGAGAGAGGACGTCATTGTTGAGCTGTTCCCGAGTCATAACAGACAGGATCCAGTTAAATAATTCGTCGTCAAGGCACTCGTCTTTCAATCCTAGTGCCACGTGGATCAAGGCCAGTCCACGATAATGAAAAGTGACCTCAAATGTGTCTTCCATGGGCTCCACTTTCCCCAGTGTTGGCCCTTAAGCACATGTCCTGCCATCTACAGTCGTCAAGTATTTATGGGTTCCTCCATAGTGGATCGTTGAGATGACTGTTTGCAGTAGGTATACCAGCTCTGTAAGCGGCGGGTCAGTCCCCTCGCACCTCAACTCCACATATCTATCTTGTGGAGCCAGATATGTGTATAATATTTGATTGATTCCATACTCTGTGTCGCTGAATGCTGTCTTTAAATAACGTGACACGCGTCCTTGCATGTCccttcgtctcgcgtttgtctctcccgtaAGTCGGGTTAGCTCTTTTGTAGTCTCCAGGAAAACCGTGATCACTCAGCGGCGAACAACGCGTCTTCCGTGCGGTGTGTCCTTCCGTTTCAGACAATCGGTTCGTGGTAATGCATTAGCAgcccttcttttttcggtGTCTGCACAGGGGAAACGTCTTGCAGAATGGCTCCTCGGCCGGAAAGCAGCAGGCACCACGCGCGGCGATTTGTCTACGCCGCCTGTGTGGAAGCTGGCTACCCTGGTCTTCGGGATATTCGAGGCGTCAGCAGCGTGGGTAGCATCGGCGACGCGCAGAAGGATCTCCCTAACGCCGATGGAGAGGTCGTCCTCGACTGCGGGGACGAGAGCACACTTTTGCTTGgtgagagaaacggggaagtgagagaaaagcggtgcaatgcatgcacggaTAGGCTGTCGTAGCAACTGCGACGAAAGGATGCATCCGTCTATTAAAGATTTCGCAGACCTGGGTCTTCCGTACAACAGGGACCAAGTTTTTCACTCCACGGCACCGGCTGCCTGCCCCTGCTCAGTAGCGTGTGGAGCTATGGCTGCTGCGGCATTGCATAGCTTACTTTACTTTCTATAAGGACTGTCCGAGTGAACAGTTTTCCCCGACTTTTTAATGTTTACAAAGCTGGTCTAGGTGTGCGTGTGGGCAAACGGCAATGCAGTCCGAGTTATGCGTGTTGATCTGCATTCGTGTGCAGGGTGGACCCTAGAGAATCACATGCGGGAGGAGGATGTTCGCCTGAAATTCTTAACTTGTCCTCCCGGACAGCAAACCTGTGCGATGAAAGGAGCTGGCGTAGACAAGGCATCCCCTGGGGGCGAGGAGCAGAAGTTGAGGGACACCCATGCACTTTTAGGGTTTGGGCTATGCGTGCCGGCATCGAAGTACAACGCGCATCCACAAGAACGAAGTGCTCCTATAAAGCCCCAATGATGGATCAGTTCGAGGCCTTGATCGGTGTCACGTTCATTGAAAGTTGCCACTGTTTCTGTTCGCGCAAAAAGTGCAAGCTAGCCAGAATACTCCGTAAGCATGAAAGACGTAGATTGCTGTAAGATAAGGATAAAATCTGAGGGCCTTCCgcctgcttctttctctaTATCGGAGAAACAGCGCAGTGTCGACGTGAAGGAGGGGCTTGTCCCTAATATCGTTTCAATCGTTTTTCCtcagttctcttctctgtgtcagACACAGTGCAGGGTTTATTCCAACTGGCAAAACAAAACGCGAATGGAACATAGAGACTGTTATTAGTAGCGCCCATGTCCGTTCCAGTTGTCTATCAGGGCGTTTCTGAGCTCCAGATTTGCCTCTTTAGCTCTTGAGGCAGAGTGGCATaagcttctctttttcggaCATCAGTTAAAGGAATCAGGTTGCATCGAGAGCTGTTGTGAGGCCAGTCTTACTGCGGAAAAGAAATTTGATTCTGGTCGTTCATCGCTGTATGGAGAGGATTCATGTGGAGGAACGgtgcagaggaagagcacCATGaatgtctgtgtgtgtcacACATGTCTACGCTGTGGTTTGGCGCCGATGTGTAATGAAGTGCTCGAAAATGAAGCAATCAGACAAGAAAAGCAAGGATGGGGAACAGTCGGAGGTTCGCAGCAACGTGAGCTGTTGAGCAGACAAGGGAGAGTTCGCGCTTTTTTGTCATCTTGTGCACCTCTGATGCGGCTGTATCATGTTACTGTGTGTCACCAGTAAGCCGTGGCACTGCTCGTTTTTcaagcggaagaaacggcgCTTGGTAACTAGCAGGGAAATATATTTGTCCTGGGCCACTGACTGACTTTTTTGAgttgtctcgctctcttgttGCATTGCTTCACAAATGTCTATCCTTAAAAGAAGTGGCCCGGCATCGCATGTTGAACGGCGAACCCTAGCGGAACGACTACCACTTTCGGGGCAACTGTAAAAGTCATGGCCTGTAGGTGGTGCTGTCGTTACCGCCGTCGTGTGATGTGGGAACGTGATCGTTTTTGTCAGTAAAAACTGCATGCCCTTGCAGGCAAAAAATTTTTGCCTTTTCAAAGAGGACAAGTCAGAAGTTTACAGGTGGCGGTTAGTGTCGCCAGGTGATGGCAGCCATTCGTGAGGTTGTTCGGCAAAGGCGTGCTGATCCTCAGTCTTCCAGATTTTGAATGCTACTCTCTTAGGTCACTCTATTCCTGCAAAATCATGTGACAGGAGGTGAACAGCTTTCAGCCGGGCGGCGAATAACCCTGTAGGGGTGTGTTCTGTACCACGCCTGCTGAGCTTTGCCGCTAAAGTCCACCATCTCATGCTTCGAAAGTAGAGTGCGATGGGCTAGGAATGGAGACTGTGGGATGCCAGCCTTTTTGCACTGGGTCGGCAATTATTCCCGTAACAATCGTTCAAAATATTCACAAATGGGCCGTCTGCTGCTCCACTGCACAGTCACACGCCGGCGGTAATGCTGGCCATTCTTTAAGAGAACTGCATCACCATCATAGGGGTCGCTACAAGTTGGCTTAACGCATAAACATTCTCCTGGTGTTTCACCACCATAGAGTGTTTACGCGAAGTGGAGCAGCGGTCGCCTCTATAGAGTACACTTTCAGGGGCCGCTTGAATCTCCAAGGCGGTCAGTTTCTGTTTCGCTGTGAACCTTTGTTCGTGTGTCTGAACAATCATTAGGCAGTTTTGTTGCGAAGGTAACTGCATTATCATCGATGGACACTTATGTTGCTTCACGGCATAGCATAGTACGACCTGGAGCCTCCTAACTGATTAGTGGTAAATGAATCTGCTTACGTCTTACCAGGTTGGGTTTGGCACGGGTGGGCAGTTTCTTCTACGAAGTGCGATCAGGGAAGTTGGGGTCATCATAAAGGCAGTGCCTCTGAAGCGTGGCAGAGCGATTTTGGAAAGACGTTCAGAAATGAGCAAATGCTTGTCCAGCGTTATTTTGTTCAACATCCACCATGCTAGAGCAAGTCGCGTATGTCTTCTTCGTGAAATACTGTGCAAGTCCAACATATTGGCGTCCAACAGTGGAGCTCCGCAGTACAGTGTTGGGTTCCACAATCTCCTTTTATGTGAGCAATGCATTATTTGAAGAAGAGTTGCTTGTTCTACGGCTTTCGATCACGGGACGCAACAAGTGAGCTCCACAGTTTCCACCATCGCTCCTGTGAGTAAATTTCCTGTTGCTGAGAGGCTTGGATGTGCACAACTTTGTCAGTGAGCGTATAGCCCTGCTACTTATATAGAGTTCACATGCAGTGTCAAACAGCCATCAAGAGTGCAGGAGGAACGCGCCAGAGCCGTAGACGGAGACAAACTTACAACGTCAACGAGAATGCAACAGTCTCTGATGTCCGTTGCTCGTCCCATAATGTAGTACTACAGTCGATAGATCTAttcaggaggaagaacaggcaAGCGAATCTTTCACTTATTGTCCCAAAGGACAAACATTCCCCCTGCATGAAGGAGTACACtatccttctcttcgccctttGGGCACCCTGGAACCAAAACCCCCACGACACTGGTCTTTTTCGGATACTTCGTACTTGAGCAGTCCAGATCAATCCGGCACAAAATCACTGGATTGGGAACAGTACCGTTCAGATTCACATGTACAAAATGAGGCAGCAAACACAGGGGCTCGCCAAAAGTGCACACAATCCGTATGTTTGGGTGACAGCGCTCTAATAAACAAGAGGCTCGGTTGGCCACTCAAGGGATGAGAGCCGTTACTAGACAGCATGAAGGCACAAGTGGTGCAGCATGTCAATGAAGGGCGCTGATATTGCCCCCCTTTATGAGATTCAACCTAGCGGCTTCGGCTTTTTAGTTGCAGTGGCCTTTGTACTCCAACACGGAAGCTCAGTCCTCTCGTACGTCAGTTTATAGGACCATGACAGTGCTTCGGCAGGATGGAAAGGCATCAGTCCTTGACGTTAATCCCAGTCTCGACAATCGCGGGTTTGTGGACAAAAGCACACCATCTTCTTTAATAGAATTTGGGTCATGTTTGCTTGAAGATACGAAAGGGCACGAGGTCCTGTTGCGTCGCCTGTTGTCCgttgcgttttcttcttccgtaAGCTGTATGGATCGTCGGCCACTGCACTTCATGGGAGCAAGTTTTCTaacaaggaagaaaagatgTTGCTTGCTCCTGCTGCTCCTGGGTGTTATCACACCTGATTTCGGCTTTGTTCTTGCTGGTGTCATGTAAACAAGGTAAGCACGCCCATATAGCAACTCTCTGCTACAAGAATGAAGGGACTGGGGGAATGGCCAGGGTGATtcggggaggggggggggggcaggCGGCATTGGCTCAAGCGGAGAAGTAACCAGTGAGGAGTCATAAGCCTTTTGGGTTGTATGATGGTACTGTATTGTCTATTCACAGTGACTCATGCCATGTTATGGAGTTCTGAGCGCGGTTTGGGCATGAGAACGTAGTGATCCTCGTCGCTTCAAATTGCCCCGCCTGCGAAGCAAGCAAACCCAAACGCGACGCTGATCAGCAGGCTCGCCCTGACCCTATTCCTCTGAAGCGCACCGGCCGCGCTGCCGCGGAAAGGAGCGATGGACCCACAACTAGAGGAACTCGGTGAGACACAGAATAAACCTAGGAGTCTGTCGGCGATGGTCTTGTCGGCGTTTGATTCTGCCTGAACAGCTATTTCCTCGAATCCGTGTCAAATAATCTCTGTACCAGCAAATATTTTGAGCCTACATGTTCATTGTGTCGTGAAGTTATTGGGACGTTACGCGCTAGTCAGTTCATAGGTTTTCCGCCGGTAGGTCACCGAGACTGCATTTGGTTTATATAGCCTAACACAGTAGGGAAGCCTTGGCGAGTTCGTTCAGACGCGAAACCCAGTGTGCATGTAGTGGGACAAACTTCTGCAGACTCCAACGGATCAGGAAGGTGTGTCGGTCTCCAGCGCAGCTGCCACGAACGGCGTCCTGTTCTCTGTTGCAGCGTCCTTAGTCACGCCATCTGCAGCGGATGCGGAACGGGTAGGGTATTGATCAGGTCGCGACCGCCGTTAGTTTCCCAAGAAAGAATGAAGTAGCTGGGGACTCCTTCGTCGGTAGAAAACACCACTCGTTTAAAAGGTGAAAACACTCATACTCAAGAGGGCCATGATGCTAACGCTGTCAATCCTCTTCAGTGACGCCTGGGAACTCGGCGTTGTGGTTGGCTCCAGAGCTCTCCCATGGGAGTGGTTTCTCGACGGCACGGTGATCAGTATGCGACAGGCTTCTGTCCGCAGATTCGAATTCGGTGCACAAAGATAACATAGCTTATTTTGTTCCTCTGGCAGTCGCTCAACAGAAAATAGGTAGGTGCTCCCAGTGCTCCTCACTTGTGGCACCCTAATGAGCTCCGCACCCTTCACAAGGCGATCTAGCGAGACTGAGGTGCTGCAGGCTCCGTCCCGATTGTCGTATacttctgtctcttcagatGGAAAATGGGTCAGACCCGCCGCACACCTGACGTAAAAAGAACTATATGCTGGCGTACGAATGTGTAGGGAAGCATCTGGCCCCGGATAGCAGACGTGAATGTTTGGTGGCTCCAATGGTTTCGCAGAACTGTAACGTCGAGGTATCTTTATGTGTACCTTGCACGAGCCGCTTCTGTCGGGGGCCATGCACTTGAAATACACGTCTTTTGATTCTCTTGCGGGTAAGTCGTCTACTCGGAACGTATACAGATTGTGACCGCCTGCAGATTCGCTCAAGGATCCATTCACAATATCACCAAGAGGTGCAGGCGTCACACAAGCCCGGCTAGGGTATGCTTTCCCCGAGGCGACTGGAGGATACAGCTCGAAAAATGCCGGCCCGCACTTGAATTGTGCAGTTTTCGTCTGTGGCGAGACAGGGGCTATTATTGTCGAACCATTGTCCGAGCAAACGGGGACTCCTCGGTACTGAACTACATTTTGGTTTGCTGTTGGATCTGGAGGAACATTAATCGCAATCTTACAGCTTTCGCCCCGCCCTGGAGACATACACCGATAATATAGCGTTCTTGGGCGGTCCACCGGTAGACTCTTTAGTGCCAAAGTATAAAAACTGCCACCAGACGGTGACATGAGCAAATATCCAGAGACCTGAGTCCGGAGAGGCATGGGCTTGGAGCACGATCGAGTCGTGTAAAGGTTACCggacagaaagggagggTCAAGCAAAAACATTCCTCCTCCGCATCCGAACTGTGCTCGTTTTGTCCTGCTCGACACGTCAACTCTAATTGTCGTTCCACTCTCAGTGCAGACACCAGTACTGGATGGGAGGTGCGCCCTAGGACTCTGAGGATCAGGCGCACTGGGTGGGACATGAACGATGACTTTGCACGCAGCTGAGCTGCCAGGATCTACACATTTGTAATACACAGTTTTGTGTTCCTCAGCCGGCAGTTGTTTCAAGGTCAGAATGTATAGGTTTTGAGGTTGATTGTATGCACAAGCCATTGTTGGCACCTGTGCAGCAAGAGGTGCAGCTGCCCTACACGACCGGGTTGTATAAGCAAGCTCCTCAGAAACGGGTGGATCGAGGAGTGGCAGTTCTGTTCCACACCTAAAATAACCTCTTCTTGTCCTCGATGAAACATGCACCGAAACAGAAGTCCCGCTTTCGGAGCAAGTCGGGATAGCTTTACCGGCCTGATGAAGTTGTGCAGTGGGTTGGTTGGATTTTTTCGAACTCTGACTGGTGGGTCGATTGATACCGACCATGACCTTACACGTGGGTCCATCTGTACCCAGAGGGGCACACTGGTAATATGCTGCTTCTGGTGCTTCTGCCGTTGGCCATTCTTTGAGTTTCAAAATATAAGATGGGCCGCCATCACGTCCAGCGGCCACTAACGACGCACCGGGAAGCTGACTTTCGAGCGAAACAGTAGTGTTACACTCCCTGCTACTGAATACATGCTGCGACTCAACAGAGGGTTCCAGTCGAGGCACCCCGAAGCCACATCTAAACTCGGCGGTTCGAGTTGCAGCCGATATGGGTACAAAAATCGTTGTTCCTCCACGATGGCAGGTGGCAGTATCGTAGGAACAAGCACAGCGCAGTACGGGTCTAACGACACATGCTGCCAGCACATGAGCGGCTAAGAACCGAATAAAAAGCCGAAGGACACCTCGCAGACGCTTCATGTTATCATAACACTACAAATTATCCG from Neospora caninum Liverpool complete genome, chromosome VIII includes the following:
- a CDS encoding SRS domain-containing protein, with protein sequence MKRLRGVLRLFIRFLAAHVLAACVVRPVLRCACSYDTATCHRGGTTIFVPISAATRTAEFRCGFGVPRLEPSVESQHVFSSRECNTTVSLESQLPGASLVAAGRDGGPSYILKLKEWPTAEAPEAAYYQCAPLGTDGPTCKVMVGINRPTSQSSKKSNQPTAQLHQAGKAIPTCSESGTSVSVHVSSRTRRGYFRCGTELPLLDPPVSEELAYTTRSCRAAAPLAAQVPTMACAYNQPQNLYILTLKQLPAEEHKTVYYKCVDPGSSAACKVIVHVPPSAPDPQSPRAHLPSSTGVCTESGTTIRVDVSSRTKRAQFGCGGGMFLLDPPFLSGNLYTTRSCSKPMPLRTQVSGYLLMSPSGGSFYTLALKSLPVDRPRTLYYRCMSPGRGESCKIAINVPPDPTANQNVVQYRGVPVCSDNGSTIIAPVSPQTKTAQFKCGPAFFELYPPVASGKAYPSRACVTPAPLGDIVNGSLSESAGGHNLYTFRVDDLPARESKDVYFKCMAPDRSGSCKVHIKIPRRYSSAKPLEPPNIHVCYPGPDASLHIRTPAYSSFYVRCAAGLTHFPSEETEVYDNRDGACSTSVSLDRLVKGAELIRVPQVRSTGSTYLFSVERLPEEQNKLCYLCAPNSNLRTEACRILITVPSRNHSHGRALEPTTTPSSQASLKRIDSVSIMALLSMSVFTF